One Paracidovorax avenae ATCC 19860 genomic region harbors:
- a CDS encoding porin, translating to MKKNLIALSAALLCAAGAHAQSSVELSGLSDLYVGSMKMAGDANRRSVVNSGGLTTSWFGFKGTEDLGGGLKASFQLTSFLQNDTGTQGRFTGDTFFSRDANVSLSGDFGSVLLGRWMAPNFLPSVVGNPLGDSFTFSPLILHMNVPLFNGTGWAATTPADTGWSNQIVYSTPKIGGFSANIQYQFGEQAGNNSRKNVGANFFYFGGPLTVTGFYERDQIANPGQGAYLGTTKKDWMLLGAYDFQVVKPFLSYGESKADNTDNKAKTMQVGASIPTGPSGKVLVEWVKTEMTQTDIDRKTFTVGYDYFLSKRTDVYAMLMNDRITAQTKGNSFGVGIRHRF from the coding sequence ATGAAAAAAAACCTGATCGCGCTGAGCGCTGCCCTGCTGTGCGCCGCCGGTGCCCACGCCCAGAGCTCGGTGGAGCTCTCCGGGCTGTCGGACCTCTACGTGGGCTCCATGAAGATGGCCGGTGACGCGAACCGCCGCTCGGTGGTCAACAGTGGCGGGCTGACCACCTCGTGGTTCGGCTTCAAGGGCACGGAAGACCTGGGCGGCGGCCTGAAGGCCAGCTTCCAGCTGACGTCGTTCCTGCAGAACGACACCGGCACGCAGGGCCGTTTCACCGGCGATACCTTCTTCTCCCGCGATGCCAACGTCAGCCTGTCGGGCGACTTCGGCTCCGTACTGCTGGGCCGCTGGATGGCGCCCAACTTCCTGCCGTCGGTGGTGGGCAACCCGCTGGGCGATTCGTTCACGTTCTCGCCGCTGATCCTGCACATGAACGTTCCCCTGTTCAACGGCACGGGCTGGGCCGCGACGACGCCGGCCGACACGGGCTGGAGCAACCAGATCGTGTACAGCACGCCGAAGATCGGCGGCTTCTCCGCGAACATCCAGTACCAGTTCGGCGAGCAGGCGGGCAACAACAGCCGCAAGAACGTGGGCGCGAACTTCTTCTACTTCGGCGGCCCGCTCACGGTGACCGGCTTCTACGAGCGCGACCAGATCGCCAACCCCGGCCAGGGCGCCTACCTGGGCACGACCAAGAAGGACTGGATGCTGCTGGGCGCCTACGACTTCCAGGTGGTCAAGCCCTTCCTGAGCTATGGCGAGTCCAAGGCGGACAACACCGACAACAAGGCCAAGACCATGCAGGTCGGCGCCTCCATCCCCACCGGCCCCTCGGGCAAGGTGCTGGTCGAGTGGGTGAAGACCGAGATGACGCAGACCGACATCGACCGCAAGACCTTCACCGTCGGCTACGACTACTTCCTGTCCAAGCGCACCGATGTCTATGCGATGCTGATGAACGACCGCATCACCGCGCAGACCAAGGGCAACAGCTTCGGCGTGGGCATCCGCCACCGGTTCTGA
- a CDS encoding Crp/Fnr family transcriptional regulator: MFPIPSTDPSVPCEVAPAGQVLRQRRQQSASVLHLDSGRVVFGVREEGLLRHQLGAVEGPFWLDAASALLGQPCPVDMVADSRVQLRRVPLEAFRSEVALLPDTVQRLVRDMAAGYLQQTELAVSRLAQDAEARCAQWLLRHAEPGDGGALRVTLSQRKRLIAAQLGIAPETFSRVLRHLREHGLIAGTGNVLVLPQPGELQMVAGG, encoded by the coding sequence ATGTTCCCCATCCCTTCCACCGATCCTTCCGTGCCGTGCGAGGTGGCCCCCGCGGGCCAGGTGCTGCGCCAGCGCCGCCAGCAGTCCGCTTCGGTGCTGCATCTCGACAGCGGCCGCGTCGTTTTCGGGGTGCGCGAGGAGGGGCTGCTCAGGCACCAGCTCGGTGCGGTGGAGGGCCCCTTCTGGCTCGATGCCGCATCGGCGCTGCTCGGCCAGCCCTGTCCCGTGGACATGGTGGCGGATTCGCGCGTGCAACTGCGCCGCGTGCCCCTGGAAGCGTTCCGCAGCGAAGTGGCGCTGCTGCCGGATACGGTGCAGCGCCTGGTGCGCGACATGGCCGCGGGCTACCTGCAGCAGACCGAACTGGCCGTGAGCCGCCTGGCGCAGGACGCGGAAGCCCGCTGTGCCCAATGGCTGCTGCGCCATGCCGAGCCCGGCGACGGCGGCGCGCTGCGCGTCACCCTCAGCCAGCGCAAGCGCCTCATCGCCGCGCAGCTCGGCATCGCGCCCGAAACCTTCTCGCGCGTGCTGCGGCACCTGCGCGAGCACGGACTGATTGCCGGCACGGGCAATGTGCTCGTGCTTCCCCAGCCGGGCGAGCTGCAGATGGTGGCGGGCGGCTGA
- a CDS encoding isopenicillin N synthase family dioxygenase, with the protein MAGSPHVRYAGPGRRIPVVSLAPLRTRDAVKKRELALALGGVCREFGYFCVEEHGIPADLLHSAQDAVQAFFDLPHAEKMSIELSRSPYHRGYVPPGEETAYGSTVQDIKEAFDMALELGPDDPDVRAGKFFHGPNAWPAAQPLLRPTLSWLYREWLAMCGDISELFAIALGLSNTYFAERTLKPLAQLRAARYPQQPAGGNPQAIGCGEHTDYGILTVIWQMDEEGLEVCDPAGRWTRVPRVPGTFLCLLGNVTGIWTNDHWRATPHRVVNVSGNVRHSLNFFFDPDHDCVVEPLAQFVTETKPARYAPVTMGAHLARNFDGVFAYRKPSPAEAGQAA; encoded by the coding sequence ATGGCGGGTTCGCCACATGTCCGGTATGCCGGGCCCGGCCGGCGGATTCCCGTGGTCAGCCTGGCCCCGCTGCGCACGCGTGATGCAGTGAAGAAGCGGGAACTGGCGCTGGCGCTCGGCGGGGTATGCCGGGAATTCGGCTACTTCTGTGTCGAAGAACATGGCATACCCGCGGATCTTCTGCACTCCGCGCAGGACGCCGTCCAGGCGTTCTTCGACCTACCCCATGCGGAGAAGATGTCCATCGAGCTCTCGCGGTCGCCCTACCACCGCGGATACGTGCCCCCGGGCGAGGAAACCGCCTATGGCAGCACCGTCCAGGACATCAAGGAGGCCTTCGACATGGCGCTGGAGCTGGGGCCCGACGATCCCGATGTCCGTGCCGGCAAGTTCTTCCACGGGCCCAATGCCTGGCCGGCGGCGCAGCCGCTGCTGCGGCCCACGCTGTCCTGGCTCTACCGCGAGTGGCTCGCGATGTGCGGCGACATCAGCGAACTGTTCGCGATCGCGCTCGGCCTGTCCAACACCTACTTCGCCGAGCGCACGCTCAAGCCGCTCGCGCAATTGCGTGCCGCGCGCTATCCGCAGCAGCCCGCGGGCGGCAACCCACAGGCGATCGGCTGCGGCGAGCACACGGACTACGGCATCCTCACGGTGATCTGGCAGATGGACGAGGAGGGCCTCGAAGTCTGCGACCCGGCCGGCCGCTGGACCCGCGTGCCGCGCGTGCCGGGCACCTTCCTCTGCCTGCTCGGCAACGTGACGGGCATCTGGACAAATGACCACTGGCGCGCCACGCCGCACCGCGTGGTGAACGTGTCCGGGAACGTGCGCCATTCGCTCAACTTCTTCTTCGACCCCGACCACGACTGCGTGGTCGAGCCGCTGGCGCAGTTCGTCACGGAAACGAAGCCCGCGCGCTATGCGCCCGTCACCATGGGCGCCCACCTGGCGCGCAACTTCGACGGGGTATTCGCCTACCGCAAGCCGTCCCCCGCCGAGGCGGGGCAGGCGGCATGA
- a CDS encoding NAD(P)/FAD-dependent oxidoreductase codes for MKNILVIGGGVVGLATAMELNGSGANVVHAYPREGDALSASRAAGAMLGAFGEMSADDGPEEMEEFDFRLAAQRYYPQWLARLREEAAVPVSQVEGTVIIANNLGARDRDGIRRMHAEAARRGEPAEWIEPGDVPGLKPSPVHAPALCLYLKNEHAVHSGELLDAMAAVLSRRPHYHHRDARVLEVQPEGRAWKATLSDGSVQQVDAVVLANGSRSLECLPPGLAEDAALPALSFGKGVSCLISEAPSVAHTIRTPNRTFACGIHLVPRPGTGILYVGATNFTGVDEEAEAKVQPGELHGLFDEAIHQINTDIRTSRIEQIRVGFRPIAAFKRPLVGRTRLPDLYIATGTYRNGVLMAPLVAAMIAAELGLRAAPYQGNPFSVLEDAQRPAGWDIDRLLDVGVRDLVAFLQEPRSPLPYSRARELEAYLRSLLQAAVRNDAGASSDSLHAMIQARLKEAPFNETVHKLFYEIGDREQRPALQPAEA; via the coding sequence ATGAAGAACATTCTGGTGATCGGCGGCGGCGTGGTGGGCCTGGCCACCGCGATGGAACTGAACGGCAGTGGCGCGAACGTGGTCCATGCCTACCCCCGCGAGGGCGATGCGCTTTCCGCTTCCCGCGCCGCCGGCGCGATGCTCGGCGCCTTCGGCGAAATGTCCGCCGACGACGGCCCCGAGGAGATGGAAGAGTTCGACTTCCGGCTGGCCGCGCAGCGCTACTACCCGCAGTGGCTGGCGCGCCTGCGGGAGGAAGCGGCCGTGCCCGTCTCCCAGGTCGAGGGCACGGTGATCATCGCGAACAACCTGGGGGCGCGGGACCGCGACGGCATCCGCCGCATGCACGCGGAGGCCGCGCGCCGCGGCGAGCCCGCCGAGTGGATCGAGCCGGGCGATGTGCCTGGCCTGAAGCCGAGCCCGGTCCACGCGCCGGCCTTGTGCCTCTACCTGAAGAACGAGCACGCGGTGCATTCCGGTGAACTGCTCGACGCGATGGCGGCAGTGCTCTCGCGGCGGCCGCACTACCACCATCGCGACGCGCGCGTGCTGGAGGTGCAGCCCGAGGGGCGTGCCTGGAAGGCGACGCTCTCGGACGGCAGCGTGCAGCAGGTGGATGCCGTAGTGCTGGCCAACGGCTCGCGCTCGCTCGAGTGCCTGCCTCCGGGACTGGCGGAGGACGCCGCGCTACCTGCGCTGAGCTTCGGCAAGGGTGTTTCCTGCCTCATCAGCGAGGCGCCGTCGGTGGCCCACACCATCCGCACTCCGAACCGCACGTTCGCCTGCGGGATCCACCTGGTGCCCCGGCCCGGTACCGGCATCCTGTATGTCGGAGCCACCAACTTCACGGGCGTGGACGAGGAGGCCGAGGCCAAGGTGCAGCCGGGCGAACTGCACGGCCTGTTCGACGAGGCCATCCACCAGATCAACACCGATATCCGCACGAGCCGCATCGAGCAGATCCGCGTGGGCTTCCGGCCCATCGCCGCCTTCAAGCGGCCCCTGGTGGGCAGGACCCGGCTGCCGGATCTCTACATCGCGACCGGCACCTACCGCAACGGCGTGCTGATGGCCCCCCTGGTGGCGGCGATGATCGCCGCGGAGCTGGGCCTGCGCGCAGCGCCCTACCAGGGCAATCCGTTCTCCGTGCTGGAAGATGCTCAGCGGCCGGCGGGCTGGGACATCGACCGCCTGCTCGACGTCGGCGTGCGCGACCTGGTGGCGTTCCTGCAGGAGCCGCGCAGCCCACTGCCCTACAGCCGTGCGCGGGAACTCGAGGCGTACCTGCGCAGCCTGCTGCAGGCCGCCGTGCGCAACGATGCAGGAGCCTCGTCCGACTCCCTGCACGCGATGATCCAGGCCCGGCTGAAAGAGGCCCCGTTCAACGAGACGGTGCACAAGCTCTTCTACGAGATCGGGGACCGGGAGCAGCGGCCTGCGCTCCAGCCCGCCGAGGCCTGA
- a CDS encoding sensor domain-containing diguanylate cyclase: MSAPPAPPAAGRGRLRAFATVHDGREAHWHMPGPLVLRLIAAAVVAVLLAGGLAAWLVARSAQHEALERLMERQTDEVEAVALLLSSKIEQNQRVLATLAESIPTPLPDSPGALDALLGQRLPAARFFDALQIARQDGSLGLYWQNGRLHPGAQLDPAERDQLRRTLLEGKPLVSGVIGNGPADARIMFSLPLRAAEDGGVQGALAGTLRLQSQGLLPPSMALPARAGSTLVVFSRDGAILAHPDPARVLGLVRNETGLSQVYERALQGGQAAVAGRGFSEVVAGQVVSVAGVPLPQWLVARVSDARASDLDLLAGGGQRGLGRAAAATACAALLAAIAIAVLAQPLTRLCRRVARAHPTGMADDAPWPAGAGEVDDLAQVCRALVDDCRLAQHRAGVLQDQFQAVLDHAPAGIVITRAGQVVVVGLEACRLLGYEPHELQGQPARVLYASDAAYAELGRRVRAEFAAHGAFDGDVCFVRKDGGAVWARVLGRAVRDGAVAEGGGTVWMLEDLTAAREARRQQDWPAGHDPLTQLANREAFQQRLHALLANHAKRSMMVRPLIRNGALPPDSLQEPSGRAEAVAPPAAPESGVLLFLDLDHFTVVNAIAGHDAGDDVLRHVGRLIETQVRHVGWAARLGGDEFAVVLPGCALPRGLAIATQLCAAVHAWEPAYAGRTYTLGVSIGLVPLDGDAYDVPTVLHAADMACYEAKRAGRNRVEVRWLRPEHPHESTPADGSVQA, translated from the coding sequence ATGAGCGCGCCGCCCGCTCCGCCGGCGGCCGGGCGCGGCCGGCTGCGTGCCTTCGCCACGGTGCATGACGGGCGCGAGGCGCACTGGCACATGCCCGGCCCGCTGGTGCTGCGCTTGATCGCCGCCGCCGTGGTGGCCGTGCTGCTGGCCGGAGGACTGGCCGCCTGGCTCGTGGCGCGCTCTGCCCAGCACGAGGCGCTGGAGCGGCTCATGGAGCGCCAGACCGACGAGGTCGAGGCGGTCGCGCTGCTGCTGTCCAGCAAGATCGAGCAGAACCAGCGCGTGCTGGCCACGCTGGCCGAGAGCATTCCCACGCCACTGCCCGACTCTCCGGGTGCGCTCGACGCCCTGCTGGGCCAGCGGCTGCCCGCGGCGCGCTTCTTCGACGCCCTGCAGATCGCGCGGCAGGACGGCAGCCTCGGCCTGTACTGGCAGAACGGCAGGCTGCATCCCGGCGCGCAACTCGATCCTGCCGAGCGCGACCAGCTGCGGCGCACGCTGTTGGAGGGCAAGCCGCTCGTGTCCGGCGTGATCGGCAACGGTCCCGCCGACGCGCGCATCATGTTCAGCCTGCCGCTGCGCGCGGCCGAGGACGGCGGGGTGCAGGGCGCGCTCGCGGGCACGCTGCGGCTGCAGTCGCAGGGCCTGCTGCCGCCGTCGATGGCGCTGCCGGCACGGGCCGGCTCGACGCTGGTGGTCTTCTCGCGCGACGGCGCCATTCTCGCGCACCCGGACCCGGCCCGCGTGCTCGGGCTGGTGCGCAACGAGACCGGGCTGTCGCAGGTGTACGAGCGGGCGCTGCAGGGCGGGCAGGCAGCGGTGGCGGGGCGCGGATTCTCGGAAGTGGTGGCCGGGCAGGTCGTGAGCGTCGCGGGCGTGCCGCTGCCCCAGTGGCTGGTCGCGCGCGTGAGCGATGCACGCGCCTCGGATCTGGACCTGCTGGCCGGCGGCGGCCAGCGCGGCCTGGGGCGCGCGGCGGCCGCCACGGCCTGCGCGGCGCTGCTCGCGGCCATTGCCATCGCCGTGCTGGCCCAGCCCCTGACGCGGCTGTGCCGGCGCGTGGCGCGCGCCCATCCCACCGGCATGGCCGACGACGCGCCCTGGCCGGCAGGGGCCGGCGAGGTGGATGACCTCGCGCAGGTCTGCCGCGCGCTGGTGGACGATTGCCGCCTGGCCCAGCACCGCGCAGGCGTGCTGCAGGACCAGTTCCAGGCCGTGCTGGACCACGCACCCGCCGGCATCGTCATCACCCGTGCCGGGCAGGTGGTGGTGGTCGGGCTGGAGGCCTGCCGCCTGCTCGGCTACGAGCCGCATGAACTGCAAGGGCAGCCTGCGCGGGTGCTCTACGCGAGCGATGCGGCCTATGCCGAACTGGGCCGGCGCGTGCGCGCCGAGTTCGCTGCGCACGGTGCCTTCGACGGCGATGTCTGCTTCGTCCGCAAGGACGGCGGCGCGGTCTGGGCACGGGTGCTCGGCCGGGCCGTGCGCGATGGCGCCGTGGCGGAAGGGGGCGGCACCGTGTGGATGCTGGAGGACCTGACGGCGGCGCGCGAGGCGCGGCGCCAGCAGGACTGGCCCGCGGGGCATGATCCCCTCACGCAACTCGCCAACCGCGAAGCATTCCAGCAGCGCCTGCACGCCCTGCTGGCGAACCATGCGAAACGCTCCATGATGGTGCGACCATTGATCCGAAATGGTGCATTGCCTCCGGATTCCCTGCAGGAGCCTTCCGGCCGTGCGGAGGCAGTGGCACCACCTGCCGCACCAGAATCGGGCGTGCTGCTGTTCCTGGACCTCGACCATTTCACGGTGGTGAACGCGATCGCCGGGCACGATGCGGGCGACGACGTGCTGCGCCACGTGGGCCGGCTCATCGAGACGCAGGTGCGGCATGTCGGGTGGGCCGCGCGGCTGGGCGGGGACGAGTTCGCGGTGGTGCTGCCCGGCTGCGCCCTGCCGCGCGGCCTGGCGATCGCCACCCAGCTCTGCGCGGCCGTGCATGCCTGGGAGCCGGCCTATGCCGGCCGCACGTACACGCTGGGCGTGAGCATCGGGCTCGTGCCGCTGGATGGGGACGCCTACGACGTGCCCACCGTGCTGCATGCAGCCGACATGGCCTGCTACGAGGCCAAGCGCGCGGGCCGAAACCGCGTCGAAGTGCGGTGGCTGCGGCCCGAACACCCGCACGAAAGCACGCCGGCGGACGGCAGCGTGCAGGCCTGA
- the xdhB gene encoding xanthine dehydrogenase molybdopterin binding subunit: MNRRDDTLPTSTAPEGPLSRDADADPVAARADAQGAAGPMAGEAPPPGLDGTPRSARRAVGVSQIHESARAQVAGTAQYIDDLPEWKGTLHAAPILSPVAHGRLRGVDAAAARALTGVRDIVLAADVPGDPVLAAFAHDEPVFAQDTVQFAGQVVGLVLADTVAQARRAARLVQLDIEELPAVLSVHDALAQESYVLPPVTVRRGDAASALAAAAHRLQGTLEVGGQEHFYLEGQIAYVLPQEQGQWQVHSSTQHPGEVQHWVAHALGIDSHRVTVSCRRMGGGFGGKETQAGHLAVWAAVAARKAGRPVKLRLDRDDDFMVTGKRHPFAYDWDVGFDGNGRIQGLRLRMAVNCGFSADLSGPVADRAVFHCDNAYFLENVEIASYRCRTNMQSHTAFRGFGGPQGVIAIETILGDIARALRLDPLDVRMANLYGLEDRNVTHYQMAVEDNVLHDLLPRLEQTAQYRARREAVADWNARHPTLKRGLAVTPVKFGISFTATLFNQAGALVHVYTDGSVQVNHGGTEMGQGLHTKVAQIVADELGVPLDRVLVTASDTSKVPNASATAASSGTDLNGRAAQFAARHVRDNLAAFVAGLDHCGAGAVQFENGRITSPTRSHAWRDVVQAAYANRIQLWSDGFYRTPKIHYDKTTLTGRPFYYFAYGAACTEVAIDTLTGESRVLAVDILHDAGRSINPAIDIGQIEGGFVQGMGWLTTEQLVWDGRGRLATHAPSTYKIPATGDIPAHFRVDLWHEANREDNVGGSKAVGEPPFMLAVSVYEALRDAVAAARADASEGASADGPVHLVAPATAENVLRALGGVAD, translated from the coding sequence ATGAACCGCCGCGATGACACCCTGCCCACCAGCACCGCGCCCGAGGGCCCGCTGAGCCGCGATGCGGACGCGGACCCGGTGGCGGCACGCGCCGATGCGCAAGGCGCGGCCGGCCCGATGGCTGGCGAGGCCCCACCGCCCGGCCTGGACGGCACGCCCCGCAGCGCGCGCCGTGCCGTGGGCGTCTCCCAGATCCATGAAAGCGCCCGCGCCCAGGTGGCGGGCACGGCACAGTACATCGACGACCTGCCCGAATGGAAGGGCACGCTGCACGCGGCTCCCATCCTCTCGCCCGTGGCACACGGGCGCCTGCGCGGCGTGGATGCCGCAGCGGCCCGCGCCCTGACAGGCGTGCGCGACATCGTGCTCGCGGCCGACGTGCCGGGCGACCCGGTCCTCGCCGCCTTCGCGCACGACGAGCCGGTGTTCGCGCAGGACACGGTGCAGTTCGCCGGCCAGGTGGTTGGCCTCGTGCTGGCCGACACCGTGGCGCAGGCGCGGCGCGCCGCCCGGCTGGTGCAGCTGGACATCGAGGAACTGCCGGCCGTGCTCTCGGTGCACGACGCGTTGGCGCAGGAGAGCTACGTGCTGCCGCCCGTCACCGTGCGCCGCGGCGATGCGGCCTCTGCCCTGGCCGCGGCGGCGCACCGCCTGCAGGGCACGCTTGAAGTGGGCGGCCAGGAGCATTTCTACCTGGAAGGCCAGATCGCCTACGTCCTGCCCCAGGAGCAGGGCCAGTGGCAGGTGCATTCGAGCACCCAGCACCCGGGCGAGGTGCAGCACTGGGTGGCGCATGCGCTGGGCATCGACAGCCACCGCGTCACCGTGTCCTGCCGCCGCATGGGCGGCGGCTTCGGCGGCAAGGAGACGCAGGCCGGGCACCTGGCCGTCTGGGCCGCCGTGGCCGCGCGCAAGGCAGGGCGCCCCGTGAAGCTGCGGCTGGACCGCGACGACGACTTCATGGTCACGGGCAAGCGCCATCCCTTCGCCTACGACTGGGACGTGGGCTTCGACGGCAATGGCCGCATCCAGGGCCTGCGCCTGCGCATGGCCGTGAACTGCGGCTTCTCGGCCGACCTTTCCGGCCCCGTGGCCGACCGTGCGGTCTTTCATTGCGACAACGCGTACTTCCTCGAGAACGTGGAGATCGCGTCCTACCGCTGCAGGACGAACATGCAGAGCCACACGGCCTTCCGCGGCTTCGGCGGGCCACAGGGCGTGATCGCCATCGAGACCATCCTCGGAGACATCGCGCGCGCGCTCAGGCTGGATCCGCTGGACGTGCGCATGGCCAACCTCTACGGGCTGGAGGATCGCAACGTCACCCACTACCAGATGGCCGTGGAGGACAACGTCCTGCACGATCTGCTGCCCCGACTGGAACAGACCGCGCAGTACCGCGCGCGGCGCGAGGCGGTGGCGGACTGGAACGCGCGCCACCCCACCTTGAAGCGGGGCCTGGCCGTCACTCCGGTGAAGTTCGGCATCAGCTTCACGGCCACGCTCTTCAACCAGGCCGGCGCGCTGGTCCACGTCTATACCGACGGCAGCGTGCAGGTGAACCACGGCGGCACCGAGATGGGCCAGGGCCTGCACACCAAGGTGGCGCAGATCGTGGCCGACGAACTGGGCGTGCCGCTGGACCGGGTGCTGGTCACGGCCAGCGACACCAGCAAAGTGCCCAATGCCAGCGCCACCGCGGCATCGAGCGGCACCGACCTCAATGGCCGCGCCGCGCAGTTCGCCGCGCGCCATGTGCGCGACAACCTCGCCGCCTTCGTCGCCGGCCTGGACCACTGCGGCGCGGGCGCGGTGCAGTTCGAGAACGGCCGGATCACTTCACCGACGCGTTCGCACGCCTGGCGCGACGTGGTGCAGGCCGCCTATGCCAACCGCATCCAGCTCTGGAGCGACGGCTTCTACCGCACGCCCAAGATCCACTACGACAAGACGACGCTCACGGGGCGCCCGTTCTACTACTTCGCCTACGGTGCGGCCTGCACCGAGGTGGCGATCGACACGCTCACCGGCGAGAGCCGCGTGCTCGCCGTGGACATCCTCCACGACGCGGGCCGCAGCATCAACCCCGCCATCGACATCGGCCAGATCGAGGGCGGCTTCGTGCAGGGCATGGGCTGGCTGACCACCGAGCAGCTCGTCTGGGACGGCCGGGGCCGGCTCGCGACGCACGCGCCCAGCACCTACAAGATCCCCGCCACGGGCGACATCCCGGCCCACTTCCGGGTGGACCTGTGGCACGAGGCCAACCGCGAGGACAACGTGGGCGGCAGCAAGGCCGTGGGCGAGCCGCCCTTCATGCTGGCCGTGAGCGTCTATGAAGCGCTGCGGGATGCCGTGGCCGCGGCACGCGCCGATGCATCGGAGGGTGCCTCCGCGGACGGCCCCGTGCACCTCGTGGCGCCGGCCACCGCCGAGAACGTGCTGCGCGCGCTGGGTGGCGTGGCGGACTGA
- the xdhA gene encoding xanthine dehydrogenase small subunit yields the protein MTVASRPIRFLRRGQPVTLAHVPPDRTLLEVLREDLGDCGTKEGCGEGDCGACTVVLGSEEDGRLRLRAVNSCIRLAHAIDGMALWTVEDLAQDPLIQRGAPADGKEGGSSAPLHPAQEAMVQCHGSQCGFCTPGFVMSLFGMYQNHVCQGRAVTRELAVAELSGNLCRCTGYRPILDAAGRMAELPARPVDEAAVLERLRELRATGSAPQDAAPGYLAPETLAGLLAARAAHPDAQIVAGTTDVGLWITKQHRRFERVLDVTRAGELRRIGTADGHLSIGAAATLDDAFAGLAAHWPALRRFAERFAGLPVRNAGTLGGNVANGSPIGDSMPVLIALGARIVLASVRGERSLPLEDFYTGYRRNLLAPDEIVARIDVPLPAPGDRLAAYKVSKRFDDDISAVCLAVLLTVRHGAVQSARIGAGGVAAVPARARGAEAALTGQPWSEAAALRAGEALQAEFTPISDMRASGAYRRAVLASLMRRCWLESPECPAGTEALPVSLEQLVPVAQPPSQARAHAEEQA from the coding sequence ATGACCGTTGCCTCCCGCCCGATCCGCTTCCTCCGCCGCGGCCAGCCCGTGACGCTGGCCCATGTCCCGCCCGACCGCACGCTGCTCGAGGTGCTGCGCGAGGACCTGGGCGACTGCGGCACCAAGGAGGGCTGCGGCGAGGGCGACTGCGGCGCCTGCACCGTGGTGCTGGGCTCCGAGGAGGACGGCCGCCTGCGCCTGCGGGCCGTGAACAGCTGCATCCGCCTCGCGCACGCGATCGATGGCATGGCGCTCTGGACGGTGGAAGACCTCGCGCAGGATCCGCTCATCCAGCGCGGCGCGCCGGCGGATGGGAAGGAAGGCGGCTCGTCCGCACCGCTGCACCCCGCGCAGGAAGCCATGGTGCAGTGCCATGGGTCGCAATGCGGCTTCTGCACGCCGGGCTTCGTGATGAGCCTGTTCGGCATGTACCAGAACCATGTCTGCCAGGGCCGCGCCGTCACGCGCGAACTGGCCGTGGCGGAGCTTTCGGGCAACCTGTGCCGCTGTACCGGCTACCGCCCGATCCTGGACGCCGCCGGGCGGATGGCCGAGTTGCCGGCCCGGCCGGTGGATGAAGCCGCGGTGCTGGAGCGGCTGCGGGAGCTGCGGGCCACAGGGTCGGCGCCGCAGGATGCCGCACCCGGCTATCTGGCGCCGGAGACGCTCGCCGGACTGCTGGCCGCGCGCGCCGCGCATCCGGACGCGCAAATCGTCGCCGGCACCACCGACGTGGGCCTGTGGATCACCAAGCAGCACCGCCGCTTCGAGCGCGTGCTCGATGTCACCCGTGCCGGGGAACTGCGGCGCATCGGTACCGCGGACGGCCACCTTTCCATCGGCGCGGCGGCCACGCTGGACGATGCCTTCGCCGGGCTGGCCGCGCACTGGCCGGCGCTGCGGCGCTTCGCCGAGCGCTTCGCCGGGCTGCCGGTGCGCAACGCGGGCACGCTGGGCGGCAACGTCGCCAACGGCTCGCCCATCGGCGATTCGATGCCGGTGCTGATAGCGCTCGGCGCGCGCATCGTGCTGGCCAGCGTGCGCGGCGAACGCAGCCTGCCGCTGGAAGATTTCTATACGGGCTACCGCCGCAACCTGCTGGCGCCGGACGAGATCGTCGCGCGCATCGACGTGCCCCTGCCCGCTCCCGGCGACCGGCTGGCGGCCTACAAGGTGTCCAAGCGCTTCGACGACGACATCTCCGCCGTCTGCCTGGCCGTGCTGCTCACGGTGCGCCATGGTGCGGTGCAATCGGCCCGCATCGGTGCGGGCGGCGTGGCGGCGGTGCCGGCGCGCGCACGCGGCGCCGAGGCCGCGCTCACCGGCCAGCCCTGGAGCGAAGCCGCTGCGCTGCGCGCGGGCGAGGCGCTGCAGGCGGAGTTCACCCCCATTTCCGACATGCGCGCGAGCGGCGCCTACCGGCGCGCCGTGCTGGCCTCGCTGATGCGGCGCTGCTGGCTGGAGAGCCCGGAATGCCCCGCAGGAACCGAGGCACTGCCCGTGTCGCTCGAACAGCTCGTGCCGGTGGCGCAACCGCCATCGCAGGCACGGGCCCACGCGGAGGAACAGGCATGA